The proteins below come from a single Miscanthus floridulus cultivar M001 chromosome 1, ASM1932011v1, whole genome shotgun sequence genomic window:
- the LOC136476947 gene encoding thioredoxin-like protein HCF164, chloroplastic has product MASVASSRCSGLLSPSLAEVRRCSRPSSSLRLRPRWGLRQPRTLAFVAPPDSAEPETDEQAVKAESTEEEARTSTLQDAGLTALPNKDLNRRVALLSTLGAVALFASQRLNLSEASLKDLAANAVPYEEALSNGKPTVVEFYADWCEVCRELAPDIYKVEQQYKDRVNFVMLNVDNTKWEQELDEFGVEGIPHFAFLDKEGNEEGNVVGRLPKQYFRDNVVALASGDPNIPHARVVGQFSSAESRKVHQVPDPRSHG; this is encoded by the exons ATGGCGAGCGTGGCCTCATCGAGGTGTTCCGGCCTTCTCTCGCCGAGCCTCGCCGAAGTCCGACGCTGCTCCCGTCCGTCCTCTTCGCTCCGCCTGCGGCCGCGGTGGGGCCTGCGCCAGCCAAGGACCCTCGCCTTCGTCGCGCCGCCCGACTCCGCGGAGCCAGAGACG GATGAGCAAGCTGTGAAAGCTGAGTCTACCGAAGAAGAGGCTCGGACTAGTACACTCCAAGATGCTGGGCTTACAGCTCTCCCAAATAAGGATCTCAACAGAAGGGTAGCACTACTGTCTACTCTTGGGGCGGTGGCTCTCTTTGCATCCCAGAGGCTCAATCTTAGCGAGGCGTCTCTTAAAGATCTTGCAGCTAATGCGGTGCCATATGAAGAG GCTCTTTCAAATGGCAAGCCCACTGTTGTTGAGTTTTATGCAGACTGGTGCGAAGTCTGCAGAGAATTAGCTCCAGATATATACAAAGTTGAACAACAATACAA GGACCGTGTCAATTTTGTAATGCTGAATGTTGACAATACAAAGTGGGAACAAGAGCTTGATGAGTTCGGGGTGGAAGGCATTCCTCACTTTGCCTTTCTGGATAAGGAAGGAAATGAGGAAGGCAATGTTGTTGGGAGACTTCCAAAACAGTATTTTCGTGACAACGTGGTTGCACTTGCTTCTGGTGATCCCAATATACCTCATGCACGAGTGGTCGGTCAGTTCTCGAGTGCTGAATCTAGGAAAGTTCATCAAGTTCCTGATCCCAGAAGTCATGGCTAG